The Corynebacterium renale genome includes a region encoding these proteins:
- a CDS encoding histidinol-phosphate transaminase — translation MIRPDLNAIPDYVQGKPAAADAVKLSSNEVTFQPLPAAAQAMADAAAHANRYPDMGAHELRTALSQHLNLPVEQIAVGTGSSALCQQLVQITSTPDSEVIFPWRSFEAYPIFVRVVGATPVAIPLTASGHNDLEAMAAAITERTSLIFVCNPNNPTGTTITNDAFLKFMEAVPSHVIVALDEAYFEFSRAADSPNAAELLDRFPNLVGLRTFSKAYGLAGVRVGYAFGPAPVMSALNKVAVPFGVSSVAQAGALASLEARSELAARVQETIDVRDSVSDALGAGKTQANFVWIPASEREPYALAEAFAEHGVIVRAFPEGVRITVTNASETSRLLEAWEAIK, via the coding sequence ATGATTCGCCCAGACCTCAACGCAATCCCTGACTACGTCCAAGGAAAACCCGCCGCGGCCGACGCCGTCAAACTTTCCTCCAACGAAGTCACCTTCCAACCCCTTCCCGCCGCCGCGCAGGCTATGGCCGACGCCGCAGCCCACGCCAACCGCTACCCCGACATGGGCGCCCACGAACTGCGCACCGCCCTTAGCCAGCACCTCAACCTGCCGGTTGAGCAGATTGCGGTCGGAACCGGCTCATCCGCGTTGTGCCAACAGTTAGTCCAAATTACGTCCACCCCGGACAGCGAAGTGATTTTCCCGTGGCGCAGCTTCGAGGCGTACCCAATCTTCGTGCGCGTCGTCGGCGCCACCCCCGTCGCAATCCCGCTCACCGCATCCGGCCACAACGACCTCGAAGCCATGGCCGCCGCCATCACCGAGCGCACCTCCCTCATTTTCGTGTGCAACCCGAACAACCCCACCGGCACCACCATTACTAACGACGCCTTCCTGAAATTCATGGAAGCCGTACCCTCTCACGTAATCGTGGCCCTCGACGAAGCGTACTTCGAATTCAGCCGCGCCGCCGACTCCCCCAACGCCGCAGAATTACTGGACCGCTTCCCGAACCTCGTGGGCCTGCGCACATTCTCCAAGGCGTACGGCCTGGCCGGCGTCCGCGTCGGCTATGCGTTCGGCCCCGCGCCCGTGATGAGCGCATTAAATAAGGTGGCGGTCCCCTTCGGCGTCTCCTCCGTAGCCCAGGCAGGCGCGCTAGCTTCCCTGGAAGCACGTTCGGAGCTCGCAGCGCGTGTCCAAGAAACCATCGACGTCCGCGATTCCGTCTCCGACGCCCTCGGCGCTGGAAAAACCCAGGCCAACTTCGTGTGGATCCCCGCCTCCGAACGCGAACCATACGCCCTCGCCGAGGCATTTGCCGAGCACGGCGTCATCGTCCGCGCATTCCCCGAAGGCGTGCGCATCACCGTAACGAACGCTTCTGAGACCTCGCGCTTGTTGGAAGCTTGGGAGGCTATCAAGTAG
- the mgtE gene encoding magnesium transporter — protein MMNHTETIEHLEEILRSEEDLAPERAHELSVLLDEPPIQDIIELIERITTTRGAMLMRLLSRERAIEVFDALDAAHQADLIGALQNADVVNFFGALDPDDRVSLLDELPAEIAERLMRDLPRGERAVTDVVLGYPKGSVGRRMSPEVPELFVDQTVREALTYLRTHADDVETIYLLPVVERDRRLAGVCSLRDLFKADEDALLGTVIGTAVKAAAHADAEETARWFLPLDYLAMPIVDDSDRLVGILTFDDAQDIVEEEDSEDSARAGGSEPLQQPYLATPLRKIVRSRVVWLLVLAVSAILTVQVLDSFEATLEKAVVLSLFIPLLTGTGGNAGNQAATTVTRALALGDVRKRDILTVMWRELRVGLMMGLLLGVLGVALASIVYGPQIGLVIGLTLLAVCAMAATVGGAMPIIAKTVGADPAVFSNPFISTFCDATGLIIYFLIAKSVLGI, from the coding sequence ATGATGAATCACACCGAAACCATCGAGCACCTGGAGGAGATTCTCCGCTCCGAGGAGGATCTTGCTCCGGAGCGGGCGCATGAGCTTTCAGTGCTTCTCGACGAGCCCCCCATCCAGGACATCATCGAGCTGATTGAGCGCATCACCACCACCCGCGGTGCCATGCTCATGCGGCTCCTGTCCAGGGAACGCGCCATCGAGGTCTTCGATGCTCTGGACGCCGCGCACCAGGCAGACCTGATTGGTGCGTTGCAGAACGCGGACGTGGTGAACTTCTTCGGGGCTCTCGATCCCGATGACCGTGTTTCGCTTCTCGACGAACTTCCAGCTGAAATCGCCGAACGCCTCATGCGTGACCTGCCACGCGGCGAGCGTGCAGTCACGGATGTCGTTCTCGGGTACCCGAAGGGTTCGGTGGGTCGGCGCATGTCGCCGGAGGTTCCGGAGCTTTTCGTGGACCAGACGGTCCGGGAGGCGCTCACGTACCTGCGCACCCACGCCGATGATGTAGAGACGATTTATTTGCTTCCGGTGGTTGAGAGGGATCGTCGATTAGCGGGCGTGTGCTCCCTGCGCGACCTCTTCAAGGCTGACGAGGACGCCCTGCTCGGCACAGTTATTGGGACCGCGGTGAAGGCTGCCGCCCACGCGGACGCGGAGGAGACTGCCCGCTGGTTCCTGCCCTTGGACTACCTGGCGATGCCGATCGTCGACGACTCCGACCGCCTCGTAGGCATCCTCACCTTCGACGACGCCCAGGACATCGTGGAGGAAGAAGACTCCGAGGACTCCGCCCGCGCCGGCGGTTCCGAACCCCTGCAGCAGCCGTATCTGGCGACCCCGCTGCGCAAGATTGTGCGTTCGCGCGTGGTATGGCTGCTGGTTCTCGCGGTGTCTGCGATCCTGACAGTGCAGGTCCTGGACTCTTTTGAGGCCACGCTGGAGAAGGCTGTGGTTCTTTCCTTATTTATCCCGTTGCTCACGGGCACCGGCGGTAACGCGGGTAATCAGGCGGCGACGACGGTGACGCGTGCTCTTGCGCTTGGCGACGTCCGCAAGCGTGACATACTCACGGTCATGTGGCGCGAACTTCGGGTCGGCCTCATGATGGGCTTGCTGCTGGGCGTCCTGGGTGTAGCTTTGGCCTCGATTGTGTACGGACCTCAGATTGGCCTGGTCATCGGGCTTACTTTGCTGGCCGTGTGTGCGATGGCTGCAACTGTGGGCGGTGCGATGCCAATCATAGCGAAAACCGTGGGGGCAGACCCAGCAGTGTTTTCTAACCCATTTATTTCAACATTCTGCGACGCAACCGGGCTCATTATTTACTTCCTCATCGCGAAATCTGTACTCGGAATCTAA